From one Anopheles bellator chromosome 1, idAnoBellAS_SP24_06.2, whole genome shotgun sequence genomic stretch:
- the LOC131206765 gene encoding rho-related protein racC-like has translation MADRILNIVVVGDGAVGKTCLLHAYTDKSFKHFYQPTIYDKESIEMILDGQRYTIQLHDTAGQEEYDKIRQQFYKRADCFLLCYSIDNSVSYENAATKWVQEIKTDPPIPIVLLGTKLDTRRGGSKEVSTSEGEKLSRAINANSFVECSAKAGTNVELAIEEGVRACLMGVPEPQPDDRCCPINCCTQS, from the exons ATGGCGGACCGGATATTGAACATCGTGGTGGTCGGTGATGGTGCCGTCGGAAAGACCTGTCTGCTGCACGCGTACACCGATAAATCGTTCAAGCATTTCTACCAACCGACCAT ATATGATAAGGAATCTATTGAAATGATACTCGATGGGCAGCGGTACACTATTCAGCTACACGACACGGCCGGCCAGGAGGAGTACGACAAAATCAGACAACAATTTTACAAGCGG GCCGATTGTTTCCTTCTCTGCTACAGCATCGACAACAGTGTTTCGTACGAAAATGCGGCCACAAAGTGGGTGCAGGAGATCAAAACGGATCCACCCATCCCGATCGTGCTGCTTG GCACCAAGTTGGATACGCGACGTGGTGGAAGCAAGGAGGTATCGACGTCCGAGGGCGAAAAGCTGAGCCGTGCCATCAACGCTAACTCGTTCGTCGAGTGTTCGGCCAAAGCGGGCACTAACGTGGAGCTGGCCATTGAGGAGGGAGTCAGGGCGTGCCTGATGGGCGTCCCGGAACCGCAACCCGATGACCGGTGCTGTCCCATCAACTGCTGCACTCAGTCGTAG